One segment of Solanum lycopersicum chromosome 1, SLM_r2.1 DNA contains the following:
- the LOC101262354 gene encoding uncharacterized membrane protein At1g16860, whose product MNQNNFSHSNVPQSFKFPLISSLALCFVFALFLFGLAVSLFILVVVHNPLFFLSYLFLFGLIAAFLLWNSISFRNNTTILHYLRSLPDADLTVARHGHLVKITGLVSCGNVSLESSYEKVGRCVYTSTLLFECGKLGLKPADVKESCFRWRLAYSERLSTDFYITDKNSGIRAFVKAGPDSRVIPLIKESRLVTTAKNCKVLASHLRKWLRDRNLSSEARLLRLEEGYVKEGSSISVFGILQSSNDVMVVTPPQELISTGCLWKKLLLPVDVDGLILAIP is encoded by the exons ATGAACCAAAACAACTTCTCCCATTCAAATGTCCCTCAAAGCTTCAAATTCCCTCTAATTTCCTCACTTGCTTTATGCTTTGTGTTTGCCCTTTTCTTGTTTGGCCTTGCTGTTTCTCTTTTCatacttgttgttgttcataACCCTCTCTTCTTCCTTTCTTACCTGTTTCTTTTTGGTCTTATTGCTGCTTTTCTACTCTGGAACTCTATCTCTTTCCGCAATAACACAACTATTCTTCATTATCTTCGTTCTTTACCTGATGCTGACCTCACCGTCGCCCGCCATGGCCACCTTGTCAAGATTACTGGG CTTGTCTCTTGTGGGAATGTCTCTTTGGAGTCTTCTTATGAGAAGGTTGGACGATGTGTTTATACATCCACCTTGTTGTTTGAATGTGGAAAACTTGGCTTGAAGCCTGCTGATGTAAAAGAATCATGCTTCAGATGGAGACTTGCTTATTCTGAG AGGCTCTCAACTGACTTCTACATAACTGACAAGAACTCTGGTATTAGAGCTTTTGTTAAGGCTGGACCTGACTCCAGAGTTATTCCGCTGATAAAAGAGAGCAGACTGGTTACAACAGCAAAAAACTGTAAGGTTTTGGCTTCTCATTTGAGAAAATGGTTAAGGGACAGGAATCTTTCATCTGAAGCTCGTTTACTACGTCTAGAAGAAGG ATACGTCAAGGAAGGTAGCTCGATAAGTGTATTTGGTATTTTGCAAAGTAGCAATGATGTAATGGTGGTTACTCCGCCACAGGAGCTCATTTCTACTGGCTGTCTATGGAAAAAGTTGCTTCTCCCTGTTGATGTTGATGGACTGATCCTTGCCATCCCATAA